AGTATAGGTTTTTGTTTTGGAGTAAAAAAAGCAGTTGATACTGCTAAAAAATATGCCTCGCAAGGTGTGTGTTCACTAGGATCTATTATACATAACAAGTTGGTAATCCAAGAGCTAGAAAAAGAAGGCTTAAAGACTGTCAACAGCATTGATGAAATAGACTCTAAAAAAGTTATTATCAGGTCGCACGGAGCAGGAAAAGATGTTTATGACGCTTTAAAAAAAAAGGGCATAGAAATAATTGACGCAACTTGCCCTTATGTAAAAAAGACTCACAACATAGTAAAAAAATATTATGATCAAGGTTATCAGATCGTAATAGCGGGTATTGCTTCACATAGCGAAGTTATAGGCATAAATGGTTGGTGTGATAATTCTGCTATAATAATATCTTCAGCTGATCAAATTCCCAATATAGAGTCAGATAAAATATGTGTAGTAGCGCAAACTACATTTTCAGCACAAGAATATAGTCAAATTAGTCAATATTTTAACAACTTAAATCAAAAATCAGTTGTAGTTTTTAATACAATTTGTTATACTACCAATGAACGTCAGGCAGAAACTGTAGAATTAAGTCGAAAATGCGACTGTATGATTGTTATAGGATGTTCTGACAGTTCAAATACAAACAAACTGCTAAAAATTTGTGAGCACAATTGCAAAAACACTTTTTTGGTTGAAAAAATTGAAGACTTATATTCAGTTTTTTCAAGATTGTACGGAAAGGTTGGAATTACGGCAGGTGCATCAACCCCTAGCGAGTTGATTTTGGAGGTTAATCGTTTTATGAACGACAACGTAAAAGAGGGTTCTTTTGAGGAGCTGTTAGAAAATAACCCTGTTGTCAGCTATGAGAAAGGCACAAAAGTAAAAGGTGCAGAAATTCTATTTGCAGACGAAAAAGGCATTCATGTAAAACTGGATGGAAAGAATGACGGGCTTATCGCACCCGATCAGGTTGAATTAAATGGTGACTACAAACCTGAAAATTACAAACAAGGCGACAAAGTAGATATAGAAATTCTTGGTCCCAAAGACAAAGATTCAGGTTGCATCCCTGCATCAAAGAAGAAAATTGATGAAAAGAAACTTGAAGACAAACTTGTTGATGGAATTAGAAATGGCGAAGAATTTTCTATAACAGTCAGCGTTGTAAAAGGCGGATTATTAGGAAAATACGGTAGCTACCGTGTATTTGTTCCTCAATCACATGTTGGAGAGCATTTTGTCACTGATTTGACTCCATATAACAAGCAAAAAGTTCGTCTTACTGTTTTGGAAATAGATGATAATAAAAAGAAGATTATCGCTTCTCAAAAAAATATATTAGTTCGTGAAAGAAAGCAAAGAGAGCAAGAACGTCGCGAAAAGGAAAACGAAGTTTTATCAAGGCTCAATGAAGGCGACAAGGTTGTAGGAAAATTTGTTCGTGCAACGCCTTTTGGTGCATTTGTTGAAGTTGATGGCTTGGATTGCTTGTGCCGTATATCCGATTTGTCATGGAATAAAATCGGCAAGGTAGAAGATGTATTAACTCTTAATGAAGAATACGAATTCTTAGTTTTGTCAGTTGACCGTGAGAAGAGAAAGGTTGGTCTTGGATACAAACAACTTCATCCTCATCCTTTCTATGAAGTGGCTGCAAAATATCCTGTTGGTTCTATATTGACAGGACGTGTAGCTAAACTAGAAGAGTACGGTGCATTCGTTGATATTGAAAACAATATTCGCGGTCTTGTACATATTTCTGAATGCGCACGCGGATATGTAAAAGATATCAATAGCGTATTAAAAGTTGGTGATGAAGTAACTGCTAAGGTTATCAGCATTGATGAGAAGAATCGCAAGATTTCTTTGAGTATAAAGGCTGCATTACCTGAGGAGCCTAAGCCTGAAGTTACTGAAAGTGCTAAGAAGACCAAATCTGAAGAAAAAGAGAAGAAGCCTAAAGAAGCTAGAAAACGCGTTAAGGCTGAAAGAGTAGAGGAAGAAGAGCCTACACAATGGAGCGAAGGCTTTACTAATACACCTTTGGCAGATTTGCTAAAAGATTTTAATAAGTAATAGCATATAATAAATAAGACAAAGACCGTCATTAAAATGACGGTCTTTTAACAAAGGACAATTTTTTTAGGTTTTATATGTTACAAATTGAAAAGAAAATAGAATTCAAGCCTGTAACGTTATTGGACAAGCAGTTATTTGATGAGTTTTATAAAAGTAACGACAAAATAAATTCAGTTAATGATTTTGCAACAATTTTTTGTTGGAATGTTACAGGAAATACAAAATATGCGCTTATCGACAATGATGTTTTGATAATTTCCACCATATATATGGGAAAAAAGGCTTATTATTTTCCTATAAGCAAAAGCAAGCGTAGTTTGAGACCGTATATTGAAATGATTCTTGACATAGAGGACTATAATGGTCATTTTATTGCCCATATTGAAAAAGAAGATCTTGATGGCCTGCAGGACATAAAAGGTTATAAGCTTATTTATGATAGAGATTATTCGGATTATATTTATCTTTCAAAAGATTTGATAGAACTCAAAGGAAAACAGTTCCACGGTAAAAAGAATCATCTTAATAAATTTGTAGGTTCTTATAAATACATATTTAGAGATTATCAATCAAAAGATTTTGAACAATGTATAGAATTATACGACTTGTGGCTTAAAAACAGCGGAACTGAAAAAACTCTTGAAAGAGAAGCTATAATACGGGCATTACAGAATATTGAGTATTTAGGTCTAAAATGCGGAGTTATAGAAATTGACGGACGCATACGCGCTTTTTCAGTTATCAGTATTTTGCCCAATAAAAAAGCTGGCAATGTGCTTTTTGAAAAAGCGGACATTCAGTATGAAGGAATCTTTGCAGCAATCAATAACTTTTGCGCCAAAGAATACTTAAAAGATGTAGTGTATGTCAATAGACAAGAAGATATGGGCATTGAGGGTTTAAGAAAATCCAAATTGTCATATCATCCTGTATTCTTACTCAATAAATATAGATTAATCTGTGATACAGATTAATTGTTATTAGAATATTATTATAAATAAATAAGCATTTCTTATAATTAACTTGTTTGACTTTTACATATTCTAGGATTATAATAAGTCAGATTTTTTATATGATAATAGAATATCAATTGAGGATGCAAATGAAAGTTGTAACTTTGAGCGAAACCATGCCAGACTTAGCAGCAAAAGAAATAAAAATAGGCGGAATTACTATTACTGAAACTATGATTAGTTTTTCAATAGTGGTTTTGGCTATTATTTTGGCTGCGGTAATTATTAGAGTGTTTTGTATTCCGCGCTGGAGAAAAAGTCAAAAAGTTGGTGCTGTTCAAATGTTTTTGGAATGGTTAATAGGTTCAATTGATGATAATGCTAAGGAATTGACCGGACATGATGCATCTTTTGTATCTCCTGTTTACTTAACATTTGCTAGCGTTATATGTTTGGGAACCCTTGTTGAAATGCTCGGTTTAAGACCGCCTATTTCGGATTTTAATGTAACATTGACATTAGGCTTCTTGTCATTTGCAGTAATTCAGGGTTTGGGTATTAAAAGAAAGAAGTTTAAAAGACTTTTGCATTATGTTAATCCAATCAATATCGTAACCGACGGTGTTGTGCCTTTTTCATTGGCGCTTCGTATGTTTGGAAGTGTTTTCAGCGGATATCTTATAATGCATCTTATTTATTCACTTCCTTTCCCTGTAGGTTATCCTCTGATCGGAAACTTAATATTTACGGTGTTTCACGCAATAATGCAAAGTTATGTATTTATGATGCTTTCAATGTGCTTTGTATCCGAAGCAATCGAATAAACAAAAGGAGAATTCTATATGTTACTTAATTTTATATCTCAGCTTCAAGTATTAGCTTTGAGCGTTGCCGGTCTTTTGGCAGAAATTAATTTGGCACCTATCGGCGTAGGATTGGCTGTTTTTACAGGTATTGGCGCTGGTATCGGTATTGGTATTGCAACAGGTAAGGCAGTAGAAGCTATTGCACGTCAACCCGAAGCTGCAGGTAAAATCCGTACCGTGCTTATTATCGGTCTTGGCTTTGCTGAAACCACTGCGATTTACGGAACATTTATAGCAATTATGATGCTTGTTCAATAATTTTTAAAAAGTCAGGTAATTGTAATGAACGGAATTATTGAAAGTCTTGGTTTGAACTGGAAAGAAATGCTGTTTTACGCTATCAATTTGATAATTTTGATAGTGGCAATCAGATTTCTGGTTTATAAACCTATAAAAAATATTGTAGATAAAAGAAAAGAGCATCTTGAATTTCTTTTTGCAGAAAACGAGAGACTTAACAAGGAAGCCTTGGAAATGAAAAAGAGCCATGAAAAGGCTTTGCAGGAGACAAGGCTTGAAGTTGCACGTATGACTGAAGAAATTACTAAAAATGCCGAACAAAAGAGCAAAGAAATCATTTCTGAAGCTCAAAAGAAAGCTAGTGAAATCATACAAAAAGCAACTAAGGAAATGGAAGAAGAAAAGGCGCGTACTATTAATACTTGCAAGCAGCAGATTCCTACTATGTCCTTGGATATAGCTCAAAAAATTATTGAAAGAGAAATTACCGATAAAGATAATCAAAAACTTATAGATGAAGCTCTAAGCGATTGGGAGAACTAGATATGTCAATCATCAAGGTTATTACAGGACAAGAGATTGATAACCTAACCAAAAAGAAAGTTGAACAAGTTTTTAAAAAGAAGCATCCAAATGAAGATGTATCTTTTTCTTATGAAATTGATCCGAGCATTTTGGGCGGAATTTTGGTTATTGATAATGGCATATATTATGACGGCACTATTAAAAATCGCTTAGTACAGCTTGAACATAAAAATACGTTTACAAAGACTGAAGTTGTTTCAGCTGGTACCATTATTTATAACGGTGATGGTATAGTTCGTATATCTGGACTTAATGATGTAAAAAATGGTGAGTTATTAAAGCTTGAAAATAATCTTGAAGCCATTGCTCTTAACTTGGAAGAAGATGAAGTTGGTGCAGTAGTTTTGGGTGATGAAAAACTTATTTCTGTCGGACAAAAGGTTCATACTACTGGAAAAATAGTATCTGTCCCTGTAGGAGAAAAAGTTCTTGGCAGAGTTATTAATCCATTAGGTCATCCTTTGGATGGGCTGCCTGAAATTGAAACAGACAAATACAGACCTATAGAAGCGCCCGCGCCTGCTATAATGCAAAGAAGCAAGGTCGATACCCCATTGCAAACGGGTCTTTTGGCTGTTGATTCGATGATTCCTATCGGTAAAGGGCAGAGAGAATTGATAATTGGCGATCGTCAGACTGGTAAGACCGCAATAGCGATTGATACTATTATTAACCAAAAAGGCAAGAATGTTATTTGCGTATATGTGTCTATTGGTCAAAAGGCTTCGTCAATAAGTAATTTAGTACGTATTTTGAAAGAAAAAGAGGCACTTGAGTATACTACTGTGGTATGTTCTACAGCATATGATAGTGCACCTTTACAATATATTGCGCCTTATTGCGGTTGTGCTATTGCTGAAGAGTTTATGTATAGCGGAAAAGATGTTCTAATAGTATATGATGATCTTTCCAAGCATGCTGTTGCATATAGAACAATGTCTCTGCTATTGAAGAGACCGCCGGGAAGAGAAGCATATCCAGGTGATATTTTCTATCTACATTCAAGACTGCTTGAACGTGCCGCAAAATTAAGTCCTGAATTGGGCGGAGGCTCAATGACGGCATTGCCTATAGTTGAAACTCTTGCAGGCGATATTTCGGCATACATACCAACAAACGTTATTTCAATAACAGACGGTCAGATTTATCTTGAGGGCGAGTTATTTAATGCGGGCATCAGACCGGCAGTTAACGTCGGACTGTCAGTATCCCGTGTCGGCGGTTCGGCGCAAATACCAGCAATGAGAAAAGTTTCAGGTAAATTAAGACTTGACTTATCTCAATATAGAGAATTAGCTATATTTGCTCAGTTTGGTTCAGAACTGGATGTTTCAACTCAAAAGATTTTGACTCAAGGTGAAAAGATTACTGAAACATTAAAACAGGCTCAATATAGCCCTTATTCTGTTGAAGAACAGGTTGTATTACTTTATATTATAAACAAAGAGTTTTTAAATGATATAGAAGTTAAGAAAGTCAGAGAATTTAATAAAGGCTTTTTACAATATATCAAAAATTTCCATCCGCAAATTTTGAATGATATTGTTGCAACATCTGATTTGACAACAGAAAATATGAAAAATATAGAAAAAGCGGTTTTGGAATATAAAGATTATATTTATAAATCAACTAAGTCATAAAATATGAAAAATTTAACTGATATAAAACACAGAATAAAAAGTATTGCGGAAACACGCAAGATTACTAAGGCAATGGAAACCATTTCTATTGCCAAAATGCGCAAGGCTCTTTCTATATTTGAGAGCAATATGGTGTTTTATAATCGTATTCGCACCGTAATGACTGATATTATTCGTCATACCAAAGATGTAGATAATATTTATCTAAAACCGCGCAAAGGCGATAGAAGTATTTTTATAGTAATTGCTTCCGATAAAGGCTTGGCGGGCGGATATAATAACAATGTCTTAGTTGAGGCATGGAAAAAAATAGAAAATATAAAAGATAAACATATCTTTACCGTAGGACAGGTAGCTAGAGAATTTTTTCAAAAACGCAATATAATGGTGGATATAGAATTTACCCATCTAACACAAGATCCTACATTTTTTGACGCAGTCAATATAGTTGAAAGCGTTATTGATCTATATAAAAAGAATCTTACGGATAAAGTATATATTGTCTATACCGAAATGATAAATTCAACTTCTATGCGTCCTAATATACTTAAACTTTTGCCCTTATCAGAGCAGGAAGTTACCAAGGACATAAAAGAAGACGAAGATAAAGACGAATATTACTTTAAAGAACTTTATTATGATCCGTCTCCAGAAGAGGTTTTACATGAACTTGTTCCTCAATATCTGGCGGGAATAGTATATGGTGCATTAGTTCAATCAGTTGCAAGCGAACATTCAAGCCGTATGATGGCGATGAGTAATGCTACAAGAAATGCAAGCGAAATCTTGGAGCAACTTAATCTTGATTATAACAGAGCAAGACAAGAATCAATCACCAATGAAATAAGCGAAATAGTTTCTGCAAGCATGCAAAATGCAAATACATAAAGGATGTTTTATGAGCAAAGAAGTCAAAAACGGTTACGTTTTACAAATAATCGGACCTGTTGTAGATGTAAAGTTTGATGGCATATATATGCCCAAAATCTATGAAAAATTAGTCATATATGAAGATAATATCATTGTACCTTTAGAAGTATTGGCACATGTAAAAAAAGGAGTAGCACGTTGTATTGCCCTAAAAGCCACTGAAGGACTTGCAAGAGGCATGAGAGTAATTACTTCTGGCGAAACAATAAAAGTTCCTGTAGGAATTGAAGTTTTGGGTAGAGTAATGAATGTGCTTGGAGAGCCAATTGACCAAAAGGGCGAAGTTAAGGCTAAAGAACATTGGAGTATTCATAGACCTGCTCCTGAATTTTATGAGCAGTCCAACAATATTCAAATTCTTGAAACAGGTATCAAAGTTATTGACCTTATTGCACCTTATGCAAAAGGCGGTAAGATAGGATTGTTCGGCGGTGCAGGCGTAGGAAAGACTGTACTTATACTTGAACTTATCAGAAATATTGCTCATGAACATGGCGGTTATTCTATTTTTACAGGTGTAGGAGAAAGAAGCCGTGAAGGCTATGAAATGATCCAGGAAATGACGGAATCTGGAGTCTTGGATAAGACAGCTTTGGTGTTTGGTCAGATGAACGAACCGCCTGGATCACGTATGAGAGTAGCATTTAGCGGACTTACTATTGCAGAGTATTTTAGAGATGTAATGCATCAGGACGTATTGTTATTTATTGATAATATATATAGATTTGTTCAAGCAGGTAGTGAAGTATCTGCATTGTTAGGCAGAATGCCAAGCGCAGTAGGATATCAACCTACATTAGCTAATGAAATGGGTCTTTTGCAAGAACGCATAACTTCTACCAAAAAAGGTTCTATTACCAGTATTCAGGCTATTTATGTTCCTGCAGACGACCTTACAGACCCTGCACCTGCTGCTATATTTGCTCACTTGGACGCTACAACAGTTTTGTCAAGAAAGGTTGTTGAACAAGGTATATATCCTGCAGTAGCTCCGTTGGAGTCTTCTAGCAGAATCTTAGAGGCTAACATCGTGGGTGAAGAACATTACACAGTAGCAAGAAAGGTTATTGAAGCTTTGCAAAGATATAAAGAGCTTCAGGATATCATTGCTATTTTGGGTATGGATGAATTGTCAGAAGAAGACAAAAATACTGTTTACAGAGCAAGAAAGATGCAAAAATTCTTTTCTCAGCCTTTGTTTGTTGCGTCTGTGTTTACAGGTATGGAAGGAAGATATATTAGCCAAAAGGCTACAATTGAAAGCTTCAAAGCAATATTAAACGGTGAAGTTGACGGACTTAATGAAAATGCGTTTTATATGGTAGGAGATTTGGACGAAGTAAAACGTAAAGCCAATGAAATGCATTAAGCTCAATCCAAAAAAGGATTAATATGGAAAAAGGTATTAATGAATTTTATTTGGAAATAGTTACACCTGAAAGGCTGTTTTTTGAAGGCTATGTCCAGTCTTTGACCTTTAATACAACATCAGGCGAAATGGGTGTATTGTATAATGCATTGCCTATGGTTACAGCATTAAAGGCTGGCATACTCAAAATCCGTCAAAACAATAAGTGGATGGAAGCAAGTAATGGAGAAGGGTTTATTGAAGTCCGTCCCAAAAAAGTAGTAATCATGGCTCAATCAGCAGAGTGGCCTTATGAAATTAATGTTGACAAAGTAAAAGCAGAAATAGACCACATGTCTGTTATGATGAAAAAAGAGCAATCCTTAAAAGAATATAAATGGGCAAAAGCTCAATTAGCAAGACATTTTGCAAGACTTAGACTTAAAGACCATGATATTAATTAATAATTAATTTGGAGTGTACTTTGAGAAAGACTGTTCTTATTACGGGAGCATCAAGAGGAATAGGAAGAGCCACAGCCATTTTGTTTGCGCAAAAAGGCTATAATGTTTCTATCAATTACAATAACTCTCACCAAGAAGCTCAAGAATTGATGAAATATATGATAAAAAATGGCTTTAATGCTGTCGCTTTCAAGGCTGATGTATCCAAAAAAGAACAAGCAAAAGACTTGGTTTCGCAGACTATTGAACATTTTAAAAGTCTTGATGTAATAGTAAACAATGCAGGCATTGCTCAATCAAAACTTTTTACTGATATAACCGAGCAAGATTGGGATAATATGTTTGATGTCAATGCAAAGGGTATTTACTTTATTTTGCATTCTGCTTTGCCTTATCTTATATCTCAAAAAAGCGGTAAGATTATCAATGTCTCTTCAATCTGGGGTATTAGTGGGGCATCATGCGAAACGCATTATTCTGCTTCAAAAGCTGCGGTAATCGGATTGACAAAAGCA
This DNA window, taken from Clostridia bacterium, encodes the following:
- the atpE gene encoding ATP synthase F0 subunit C; translation: MNLAPIGVGLAVFTGIGAGIGIGIATGKAVEAIARQPEAAGKIRTVLIIGLGFAETTAIYGTFIAIMMLVQ
- the atpG gene encoding ATP synthase F1 subunit gamma; translated protein: MKNLTDIKHRIKSIAETRKITKAMETISIAKMRKALSIFESNMVFYNRIRTVMTDIIRHTKDVDNIYLKPRKGDRSIFIVIASDKGLAGGYNNNVLVEAWKKIENIKDKHIFTVGQVAREFFQKRNIMVDIEFTHLTQDPTFFDAVNIVESVIDLYKKNLTDKVYIVYTEMINSTSMRPNILKLLPLSEQEVTKDIKEDEDKDEYYFKELYYDPSPEEVLHELVPQYLAGIVYGALVQSVASEHSSRMMAMSNATRNASEILEQLNLDYNRARQESITNEISEIVSASMQNANT
- the atpD gene encoding F0F1 ATP synthase subunit beta; amino-acid sequence: MSKEVKNGYVLQIIGPVVDVKFDGIYMPKIYEKLVIYEDNIIVPLEVLAHVKKGVARCIALKATEGLARGMRVITSGETIKVPVGIEVLGRVMNVLGEPIDQKGEVKAKEHWSIHRPAPEFYEQSNNIQILETGIKVIDLIAPYAKGGKIGLFGGAGVGKTVLILELIRNIAHEHGGYSIFTGVGERSREGYEMIQEMTESGVLDKTALVFGQMNEPPGSRMRVAFSGLTIAEYFRDVMHQDVLLFIDNIYRFVQAGSEVSALLGRMPSAVGYQPTLANEMGLLQERITSTKKGSITSIQAIYVPADDLTDPAPAAIFAHLDATTVLSRKVVEQGIYPAVAPLESSSRILEANIVGEEHYTVARKVIEALQRYKELQDIIAILGMDELSEEDKNTVYRARKMQKFFSQPLFVASVFTGMEGRYISQKATIESFKAILNGEVDGLNENAFYMVGDLDEVKRKANEMH
- a CDS encoding SDR family oxidoreductase, translating into MRKTVLITGASRGIGRATAILFAQKGYNVSINYNNSHQEAQELMKYMIKNGFNAVAFKADVSKKEQAKDLVSQTIEHFKSLDVIVNNAGIAQSKLFTDITEQDWDNMFDVNAKGIYFILHSALPYLISQKSGKIINVSSIWGISGASCETHYSASKAAVIGLTKALAKELAPSNITVNCVCPGVIKTDMLNEYTDEDLKALSDRTPLNRLGTPEDIAKSIYFLASDDSDYITGQVLTVDGGFIL
- a CDS encoding bifunctional 4-hydroxy-3-methylbut-2-enyl diphosphate reductase/30S ribosomal protein S1, which encodes MIKEVITAKSIGFCFGVKKAVDTAKKYASQGVCSLGSIIHNKLVIQELEKEGLKTVNSIDEIDSKKVIIRSHGAGKDVYDALKKKGIEIIDATCPYVKKTHNIVKKYYDQGYQIVIAGIASHSEVIGINGWCDNSAIIISSADQIPNIESDKICVVAQTTFSAQEYSQISQYFNNLNQKSVVVFNTICYTTNERQAETVELSRKCDCMIVIGCSDSSNTNKLLKICEHNCKNTFLVEKIEDLYSVFSRLYGKVGITAGASTPSELILEVNRFMNDNVKEGSFEELLENNPVVSYEKGTKVKGAEILFADEKGIHVKLDGKNDGLIAPDQVELNGDYKPENYKQGDKVDIEILGPKDKDSGCIPASKKKIDEKKLEDKLVDGIRNGEEFSITVSVVKGGLLGKYGSYRVFVPQSHVGEHFVTDLTPYNKQKVRLTVLEIDDNKKKIIASQKNILVRERKQREQERREKENEVLSRLNEGDKVVGKFVRATPFGAFVEVDGLDCLCRISDLSWNKIGKVEDVLTLNEEYEFLVLSVDREKRKVGLGYKQLHPHPFYEVAAKYPVGSILTGRVAKLEEYGAFVDIENNIRGLVHISECARGYVKDINSVLKVGDEVTAKVISIDEKNRKISLSIKAALPEEPKPEVTESAKKTKSEEKEKKPKEARKRVKAERVEEEEPTQWSEGFTNTPLADLLKDFNK
- the atpF gene encoding F0F1 ATP synthase subunit B, which translates into the protein MNGIIESLGLNWKEMLFYAINLIILIVAIRFLVYKPIKNIVDKRKEHLEFLFAENERLNKEALEMKKSHEKALQETRLEVARMTEEITKNAEQKSKEIISEAQKKASEIIQKATKEMEEEKARTINTCKQQIPTMSLDIAQKIIEREITDKDNQKLIDEALSDWEN
- the atpC gene encoding ATP synthase F1 subunit epsilon, which encodes MEKGINEFYLEIVTPERLFFEGYVQSLTFNTTSGEMGVLYNALPMVTALKAGILKIRQNNKWMEASNGEGFIEVRPKKVVIMAQSAEWPYEINVDKVKAEIDHMSVMMKKEQSLKEYKWAKAQLARHFARLRLKDHDIN
- a CDS encoding FoF1 ATP synthase subunit a, which gives rise to MKVVTLSETMPDLAAKEIKIGGITITETMISFSIVVLAIILAAVIIRVFCIPRWRKSQKVGAVQMFLEWLIGSIDDNAKELTGHDASFVSPVYLTFASVICLGTLVEMLGLRPPISDFNVTLTLGFLSFAVIQGLGIKRKKFKRLLHYVNPINIVTDGVVPFSLALRMFGSVFSGYLIMHLIYSLPFPVGYPLIGNLIFTVFHAIMQSYVFMMLSMCFVSEAIE
- the atpA gene encoding F0F1 ATP synthase subunit alpha, which encodes MSIIKVITGQEIDNLTKKKVEQVFKKKHPNEDVSFSYEIDPSILGGILVIDNGIYYDGTIKNRLVQLEHKNTFTKTEVVSAGTIIYNGDGIVRISGLNDVKNGELLKLENNLEAIALNLEEDEVGAVVLGDEKLISVGQKVHTTGKIVSVPVGEKVLGRVINPLGHPLDGLPEIETDKYRPIEAPAPAIMQRSKVDTPLQTGLLAVDSMIPIGKGQRELIIGDRQTGKTAIAIDTIINQKGKNVICVYVSIGQKASSISNLVRILKEKEALEYTTVVCSTAYDSAPLQYIAPYCGCAIAEEFMYSGKDVLIVYDDLSKHAVAYRTMSLLLKRPPGREAYPGDIFYLHSRLLERAAKLSPELGGGSMTALPIVETLAGDISAYIPTNVISITDGQIYLEGELFNAGIRPAVNVGLSVSRVGGSAQIPAMRKVSGKLRLDLSQYRELAIFAQFGSELDVSTQKILTQGEKITETLKQAQYSPYSVEEQVVLLYIINKEFLNDIEVKKVREFNKGFLQYIKNFHPQILNDIVATSDLTTENMKNIEKAVLEYKDYIYKSTKS
- a CDS encoding phosphatidylglycerol lysyltransferase domain-containing protein, which translates into the protein MLQIEKKIEFKPVTLLDKQLFDEFYKSNDKINSVNDFATIFCWNVTGNTKYALIDNDVLIISTIYMGKKAYYFPISKSKRSLRPYIEMILDIEDYNGHFIAHIEKEDLDGLQDIKGYKLIYDRDYSDYIYLSKDLIELKGKQFHGKKNHLNKFVGSYKYIFRDYQSKDFEQCIELYDLWLKNSGTEKTLEREAIIRALQNIEYLGLKCGVIEIDGRIRAFSVISILPNKKAGNVLFEKADIQYEGIFAAINNFCAKEYLKDVVYVNRQEDMGIEGLRKSKLSYHPVFLLNKYRLICDTD